CTCAGGGGTTTGGGAATCAAAACTAAAATAGTTCTCTTGTCAATTTCCTTATTAATTAGCTCTGTACCCACAAAAACCGCGACAATTACCCCTAATAACCCGATAGCGGCTAATCCCAAGTCAAGAAAGATTTTCTCATGGGTTCCCACCGCAATTTCCGGTAATAAACGCCAAGCGAAGGCCATCAATAGGGCAAAAAACCCGATAAAGTAAAGAATGCGATCGCGAATAACCTCGCGAAAACTATTAGCTGCGATCGCCCAGATTCTCAGGATGCTGATACCCATAGCTTTTCATCAAAATAATATCTGTCTTTTCTTTTGAGATTACCCATTTCCGTGGCAAAAGTGGACCTCCTCTAAAAATCAAAAATTGTCGCGGTTGGTTAGCAGTCCCTAGGGATAACTAGGTATTGTTAAGTTAGCTAAAAAAGCAGCTAATCCTTACTGTTCCAGTGTTACCTTATCTTTGCAGGCAGCTGACTCCTTGGTTTTGTTGTAGTTGTCCTGAAACTTCCTCACCGTCCCAATCCGCCATCAAGAATAAGCCTAGGATAAATTGATCTCTAATAACCCCGGTGGTGGCGTAATCTCGATGCGTGCCGCTTTCAGATCCACCAGTGGCACAATTTCTTTGACGAAGGGGACCAGGGCCCGGGCCCCTGAGTCGGAGGATGAACTTTTTTTCTTGAGGGGGGCGAGATTTGCTTCTAGTTGCACTGCTAAAATGTCATTACCCGCCCACAAAATATCCACCACAACCCCGATTTTTTCTCCTGTCAGGTGATGATAAACCTCTAAGTTTACTAGCTCGCTAACATGATATTCATCCGCTTTTAGGCGAGGTTTTTCTAGTTTATTCGCCCATAATTTATATCCGCGCAAAGCTTCAGCTTGTTCCCGATTTTCAACCCCCTCTAACTTGATAACATAAACATTTTTTCCCGGTAGCTCACGTCCCCTGAGCAGAGTAATTTCTCGGATTTCTCCCCCCTGGGCCCCTTGTATTCCCCTAATACCTCGCTTCTCAAAACGTTCGGGAAAATCTGATACCGATAAAACTCGCAATTCTCCCTCCAGTCCCTGGGGTGCTACTATTGTCCCAATTTCTAGCCAATTTTCTTCCATTGTCTCGACATTTTTTGCTATAGCTTTCCCTAGTATATAGCCTTTTTTGTCTCGCTCCTAGATTTTAAAAGTCTTGGTAAGGTAAAATTTTTAGTTGACCTCTACTCCTGACCATTTTTTGACTTTTTACTGGTGACTTTTTACTGAATTATGACTATTTGGCAAGCGGATTTTTATAAATCTTCATCTTCTTCCCCTCTTGGCACAGTCTGGCAATTGTTAATTTTCGATCCTCTCGGTCATCTTATTTATGAAAATTCCTGTCCCCAATCCCAAGCTAATAGTGACTGGTTAACCCAACAGTTACAGCAAGCTTGTCAAGTCTCCTCCCCAGAAATTATCCAAGTTTTTCGCCCCCAATGCGCCAATTTATTTCTCCTCGCTGGTCAAAATTTACAGATCAAAATCGAGTTAACCCGTCACGTTAATGCCCTGAAAAAACAGCTAGAATTACGCCAAATCCCCATCAATATCGACTCTCCTCCACCGCAACCCCTACCGGAGCAATTTTTAGGTCAAGAGTGGCGTTTTGCTCGTTTTCCCGCCGTTGATTTAGTTAATTTTTTTGGCGATCGCCGAATACCGATTCTTTCCCTACCAGAGGCCTTTTCTCCTTTAAAATTAGGTTTAGCCTCCACTTTAATGATCCCCGGTCTGGTTATTACCGGTGGTA
This portion of the Microcystis aeruginosa NIES-2549 genome encodes:
- the rimM gene encoding ribosome maturation factor RimM (Essential for efficient processing of 16S rRNA); translation: MEENWLEIGTIVAPQGLEGELRVLSVSDFPERFEKRGIRGIQGAQGGEIREITLLRGRELPGKNVYVIKLEGVENREQAEALRGYKLWANKLEKPRLKADEYHVSELVNLEVYHHLTGEKIGVVVDILWAGNDILAVQLEANLAPLKKKSSSSDSGARALVPFVKEIVPLVDLKAARIEITPPPGLLEINLS
- a CDS encoding Tab2/Atab2 family RNA-binding protein, whose translation is MTIWQADFYKSSSSSPLGTVWQLLIFDPLGHLIYENSCPQSQANSDWLTQQLQQACQVSSPEIIQVFRPQCANLFLLAGQNLQIKIELTRHVNALKKQLELRQIPINIDSPPPQPLPEQFLGQEWRFARFPAVDLVNFFGDRRIPILSLPEAFSPLKLGLASTLMIPGLVITGGKKSLAIARWLGEINPVFIDHIPTERGRSGGLVLESGLNERWIFLTYEDEEVAQAANAYQATKEESQGLHFLLIQPDDSGRTFTGFWLLKQV